The Geodermatophilaceae bacterium NBWT11 genome has a segment encoding these proteins:
- a CDS encoding inositol 2-dehydrogenase — MRVAVIGAGVMGAHHAARLAGHVAGARVTVVAGGSGAAALAATLPGCRVEADPYAAITAEDVDAVVVAGPDDTHAGYALACLAADRPVLCEKPLADTVEAAAEVAAADAAVAARTGRSLVQVGFMRRFDPDFRALRTTIADRELGEPLLLHCVHRNASSPPRATTDLMITGSVVHEVDTVRWLLGEEVTAVTVHRPRATRHAPAGESDPLLVLLETSGGRLVDVECFVRTGVGYEVRTELVAEDGSVLVGLPTGPVRQTPGHRGTAVPADYRTRFAAAYDLQLRAWLDAVAAGRGVAGPGARDGLAAAVVCAAGLQALATGRRVEVPALPA; from the coding sequence GTGCGGGTGGCCGTCATCGGCGCCGGCGTGATGGGGGCCCACCACGCGGCCCGGCTCGCCGGGCACGTCGCCGGGGCCCGGGTCACCGTCGTCGCCGGCGGGTCGGGTGCGGCGGCGCTGGCCGCCACCCTCCCGGGCTGCCGGGTCGAGGCCGACCCGTACGCCGCGATCACCGCCGAGGACGTCGACGCCGTCGTCGTGGCCGGCCCCGACGACACCCACGCCGGGTACGCGCTGGCCTGCCTGGCCGCCGACCGGCCGGTGCTCTGCGAGAAGCCGCTGGCCGACACGGTCGAGGCCGCCGCGGAGGTGGCCGCCGCCGACGCCGCGGTGGCCGCCCGCACCGGCCGGTCGCTGGTGCAGGTCGGGTTCATGCGCCGCTTCGACCCCGACTTCCGCGCGCTGCGGACGACGATCGCCGACCGGGAGCTGGGGGAGCCGCTGCTGCTGCACTGCGTGCACCGCAACGCGAGCAGCCCGCCGCGGGCCACGACCGACCTGATGATCACCGGCTCGGTCGTGCACGAGGTGGACACCGTCCGCTGGCTGCTGGGCGAGGAGGTCACCGCGGTCACCGTGCACCGGCCGCGGGCCACCCGGCACGCCCCGGCGGGGGAGTCCGACCCGCTCCTGGTGCTGCTGGAGACCAGCGGCGGCCGGCTGGTCGACGTCGAGTGCTTCGTGCGCACCGGGGTCGGCTACGAGGTGCGCACCGAGCTGGTCGCCGAGGACGGCAGCGTGCTGGTCGGGCTGCCCACCGGCCCGGTCCGGCAGACCCCCGGGCACCGGGGGACCGCGGTGCCGGCGGACTACCGGACCCGGTTCGCTGCGGCGTACGACCTGCAGCTGCGGGCCTGGCTGGACGCCGTCGCCGCCGGACGCGGGGTGGCCGGACCCGGTGCGCGGGACGGACTGGCCGCCGCGGTGGTCTGCGCGGCCGGACTCCAGGCGCTGGCCACCGGTCGTCGGGTCGAGGTCCCGGCGCTGCCGGCATGA
- a CDS encoding Gfo/Idh/MocA family oxidoreductase, translating into MTATRTGPGSGRGSVVVGTAARYDPAPGDVPGSHPVTSAPQEPARPHTIGVAVVGAGWMGHLHARAHLRLAHHWPELPVRPRLVVVADPVATAREDAVARYGFARSTADWRDVLTDPEVDVVSVTAPNALHREIGVAVAEAGKHLWIEKPVGLTVADARAVADAVAAAGVCATVGFNYRQVPAVARARQLIADGALGAVRHTRVRLLTDYAASPAGSLTWRFQTAQGGTGVLGDLAVHGVDLVRFLLGEVGEVVADTERFIRQRPLAAEGASQFDTVVGGPTGEVENDDHVSFLARTVAGSMVFLEASRVAVGKQNDYGFEVHGDRGFLAWDFRRPAELVVCAGEGHTDRFATTTTSVPGDGVFARFQPGAGNGLGFDDTKVAECAAFLTGVLAGRSGGATPADAVAAAEVLAAVGTSVATRAWSPVRG; encoded by the coding sequence ATGACGGCCACCCGCACCGGGCCCGGGAGCGGACGGGGGTCGGTCGTGGTCGGCACAGCAGCACGCTACGACCCCGCGCCCGGTGACGTGCCAGGCTCACACCCCGTGACCAGCGCCCCCCAGGAGCCCGCCCGCCCGCACACGATCGGGGTCGCCGTCGTCGGCGCCGGCTGGATGGGCCACCTGCACGCCCGGGCCCACCTCCGGCTGGCCCACCACTGGCCCGAGCTGCCGGTGCGCCCGCGGCTGGTCGTCGTGGCCGACCCGGTGGCCACTGCCCGGGAGGACGCCGTGGCCCGGTACGGGTTCGCCCGCTCCACCGCCGACTGGCGCGACGTGCTCACCGACCCCGAGGTCGACGTGGTGAGCGTGACCGCGCCCAACGCACTGCACCGGGAGATCGGCGTGGCGGTCGCCGAGGCGGGCAAGCACCTGTGGATCGAGAAGCCGGTCGGGCTGACCGTGGCCGACGCCCGGGCGGTGGCCGACGCCGTCGCCGCGGCCGGGGTCTGCGCCACGGTGGGGTTCAACTACCGGCAGGTGCCGGCGGTCGCGCGGGCCCGGCAGCTGATCGCCGACGGCGCGCTCGGCGCCGTCCGGCACACCCGGGTGCGGCTGCTCACCGACTACGCCGCCTCCCCCGCCGGCTCGCTGACCTGGCGGTTCCAGACCGCGCAGGGCGGCACCGGGGTGCTCGGCGACCTCGCGGTGCACGGGGTCGACCTGGTCCGCTTCCTGCTCGGGGAGGTCGGCGAGGTGGTCGCGGACACCGAGCGGTTCATCCGGCAGCGCCCGCTGGCCGCCGAGGGCGCCAGCCAGTTCGACACCGTGGTGGGCGGCCCGACCGGCGAGGTGGAGAACGACGACCACGTCTCCTTCCTGGCCCGCACCGTCGCCGGGTCGATGGTGTTCCTGGAGGCCAGCCGGGTCGCGGTCGGCAAGCAGAACGACTACGGGTTCGAGGTGCACGGCGACCGCGGGTTCCTGGCCTGGGACTTCCGCCGTCCCGCCGAGCTGGTGGTCTGCGCCGGCGAGGGGCACACCGACCGGTTCGCCACCACGACCACCTCGGTGCCCGGGGACGGCGTCTTCGCCCGCTTCCAGCCCGGCGCCGGGAACGGGCTGGGCTTCGACGACACCAAGGTCGCCGAGTGCGCGGCGTTCCTGACCGGTGTGCTGGCCGGGCGCAGCGGGGGCGCCACCCCGGCCGACGCGGTCGCCGCCGCCGAGGTCCTCGCCGCCGTCGGCACCTCCGTGGCCACCCGTGCGTGGAGCCCCGTCCGGGGGTGA
- a CDS encoding helix-turn-helix transcriptional regulator, with translation MTRPFRHQIDAGILDRAAAIFARRGFAKTSVQDVADAVGLSKAGLLHHFPSKEQLHDAVLAQSDALGGRLLDAVEGLPPGPDRDRRAVEVVVDIALAHPGVVSLLLTPITADPGQHDPTDAAAAAMRAFGVDPEAVADTDPERVVRVIGALAGLAVLALAAVQEDLTTAWRPLMVATALDTLGHRSTRTPAHPSMEA, from the coding sequence GTGACACGACCGTTCCGCCACCAGATCGACGCGGGCATCCTCGACCGCGCCGCGGCGATCTTCGCCCGCCGGGGGTTCGCCAAGACCTCCGTCCAGGACGTCGCGGACGCCGTGGGGCTGTCCAAGGCCGGCCTGCTGCACCACTTCCCCAGCAAGGAGCAGCTGCACGACGCCGTCCTCGCGCAGTCCGACGCACTCGGCGGGCGGCTGCTGGACGCCGTCGAGGGCCTGCCGCCCGGGCCCGACCGGGACCGGCGCGCCGTCGAGGTCGTGGTGGACATCGCCCTGGCCCACCCCGGCGTCGTCTCCCTCCTGCTCACCCCGATCACCGCCGACCCCGGCCAGCACGACCCCACCGACGCCGCCGCGGCCGCGATGCGTGCCTTCGGGGTCGACCCCGAGGCCGTCGCCGACACCGACCCGGAGCGGGTCGTCCGGGTGATCGGCGCGCTCGCCGGCCTGGCCGTCCTCGCCCTGGCCGCGGTCCAGGAGGACCTCACCACCGCATGGCGCCCGCTCATGGTCGCCACCGCGCTCGACACCCTCGGACACCGCTCCACCCGCACCCCCGCCCACCCCTCGATGGAGGCCTGA
- a CDS encoding MMPL family transporter, with amino-acid sequence MAALLSRLGAFSYRRRLPVVLTWVLVLLLSGVGAVTLAGTTTNSFSIPGQESTRALERIGEEFGGTGDGATARVVLQAPDGQTLTTPENAAVVTALVADLAEQPGVVSASNPLDPAQPTVNAEQTTAYSTVTYDVGPGEVTVEEQDALAAALDTARDAGLTAEVGGDAAQPPFHIGGIAEVLGVVVALVVLAVTYGSLVTAGMNLLTAIVGVGVGVLGITIVTGFVELSSTTTILAAMLGLAVGIDYALFIVSRYRQELARGSSVGDAIATAVGTAGSAVVTAGLTVVIALTGLSIVGIPFLTQMGLAAAATILVAVLVALTLVPAVLGLLGRRVLPRKHRGAAEGAELVPAREGRALAGWIGTVTKHRVLSLLTAVLALGVVSIPFFSMQTTLVQTPAEGTSQARADALLSDGFGEGLLGPITVFFDGAGAAEQATALAPAITGLTDVATVTPAIPNADDTAALLTVIPQSGPTSEATETLVADLRGLLADTDGVDAAVTGATAVSVDVAQSLDAALPVYLVLVVGLALVLLILVFRSILVPLIGVLGFLLTIGASLGATVAVFQWGWLSGLVNLDSTGPLISLTPILVIGILFGLAMDYQIFLVSRMHEAHTQGAKAVDAVRLGFTRAAPVVVAAALIMFSVFAGFVPAGDATIKSIAFALAAGILFDAFVVRMVLVPAALALLGERAWWLPRWLGWLPHLDVEGSALETSRPAAAEHGRHEAPEPAGRA; translated from the coding sequence ATGGCTGCCCTGCTGTCCCGCCTCGGCGCGTTCTCCTACCGCCGCCGACTCCCCGTGGTCCTGACCTGGGTGCTGGTGCTGCTGCTCAGCGGCGTCGGCGCGGTCACCCTGGCCGGCACCACCACCAACTCCTTCTCCATCCCGGGTCAGGAGTCCACCCGGGCACTGGAGCGGATCGGCGAGGAGTTCGGCGGCACCGGTGACGGGGCCACCGCCCGCGTCGTCCTGCAGGCCCCGGACGGGCAGACGCTGACCACCCCGGAGAACGCCGCCGTGGTCACCGCGCTCGTCGCCGACCTGGCCGAGCAGCCCGGCGTGGTGTCGGCCAGCAACCCGCTGGACCCGGCCCAGCCCACGGTCAACGCCGAGCAGACCACCGCGTACAGCACGGTCACCTACGACGTCGGCCCCGGTGAGGTCACCGTCGAGGAGCAGGACGCCCTCGCCGCCGCCCTGGACACCGCCCGCGACGCCGGCCTGACCGCCGAGGTCGGCGGGGACGCCGCACAGCCCCCGTTCCACATCGGGGGCATCGCCGAGGTGCTCGGCGTCGTCGTCGCCCTCGTCGTCCTCGCCGTCACCTACGGCTCGCTGGTCACCGCGGGGATGAACCTGCTGACCGCCATCGTCGGGGTCGGCGTCGGCGTCCTGGGCATCACCATCGTCACCGGCTTCGTCGAGCTGTCCTCGACCACCACGATCCTGGCGGCGATGCTGGGCCTGGCGGTCGGGATCGACTACGCGCTGTTCATCGTCAGCCGGTACCGGCAGGAACTCGCCCGGGGCTCGAGCGTGGGGGATGCGATCGCCACCGCGGTCGGCACGGCCGGGTCCGCCGTGGTCACCGCCGGGCTCACCGTCGTCATCGCGCTGACCGGGCTGTCGATCGTCGGCATCCCGTTCCTGACCCAGATGGGCCTGGCCGCCGCGGCCACCATCCTGGTCGCGGTGCTGGTCGCGCTGACCCTGGTGCCCGCCGTCCTGGGTCTGCTCGGCCGCCGGGTGCTGCCGCGCAAGCACCGGGGCGCCGCCGAGGGTGCCGAGCTGGTGCCCGCCCGGGAGGGTCGCGCGCTGGCCGGCTGGATCGGCACCGTCACCAAGCACCGGGTGCTCTCGCTGCTGACCGCGGTCCTCGCCCTGGGCGTCGTCTCGATCCCGTTCTTCTCGATGCAGACCACGCTGGTGCAGACCCCGGCCGAGGGCACCTCCCAGGCCCGCGCCGACGCCCTGCTGTCCGACGGCTTCGGCGAGGGCCTGCTCGGCCCGATCACGGTGTTCTTCGACGGCGCCGGTGCCGCCGAGCAGGCCACCGCGCTGGCCCCGGCCATCACCGGGCTCACCGACGTCGCCACCGTCACCCCGGCGATCCCGAACGCCGACGACACCGCGGCGCTGCTCACCGTCATCCCGCAGTCCGGGCCCACCTCGGAGGCCACCGAGACCCTGGTGGCCGACCTGCGCGGGCTGCTCGCCGACACCGACGGGGTGGACGCCGCCGTCACCGGTGCCACCGCGGTGAGCGTGGACGTCGCCCAGAGCCTGGACGCCGCCCTGCCGGTCTACCTGGTGCTCGTCGTCGGGCTGGCCCTGGTGCTGCTGATCCTGGTGTTCCGCTCGATCCTGGTGCCGCTGATCGGCGTGCTGGGCTTCCTGCTCACCATCGGCGCCTCGCTCGGGGCCACCGTCGCGGTCTTCCAGTGGGGCTGGCTGTCCGGCCTGGTCAACCTGGACTCCACCGGTCCGCTGATCAGCCTGACCCCGATCCTGGTGATCGGGATCCTCTTCGGGCTGGCGATGGACTACCAGATCTTCCTGGTGTCGCGGATGCACGAGGCGCACACCCAGGGCGCCAAGGCCGTCGACGCGGTGCGGCTGGGCTTCACCCGCGCCGCCCCGGTGGTGGTCGCCGCCGCGCTGATCATGTTCTCGGTGTTCGCCGGGTTCGTGCCGGCCGGTGACGCGACGATCAAGTCGATCGCGTTCGCGCTGGCCGCCGGCATCCTCTTCGACGCCTTCGTCGTCCGGATGGTGCTGGTGCCCGCCGCGCTCGCCCTGCTGGGCGAGCGGGCCTGGTGGCTGCCGCGCTGGCTGGGCTGGCTGCCGCACCTGGACGTCGAGGGCAGCGCGCTGGAGACCTCGCGGCCGGCGGCCGCCGAGCACGGTCGGCACGAGGCGCCGGAGCCTGCCGGCCGGGCCTGA
- a CDS encoding 3-keto-5-aminohexanoate cleavage protein: protein MVLEVAVNGSTPPSVNPHVPRTPLEVGRDLLACIELGATIGHHHTDDTMFTETGVHAVEPYVQAWTPVLAAHPDVLLYPTMAAGARGIAVEDRWGHVEELARRRLGGMTLVDPGSVDLGLLSDGTCPPAAAAGPYQNSTADTEHMCARTAALGAAPSISVFEPGFLRTALTLQRHGRLPAGAIVKLYFGGELEFGLPPTPTALEAYLELLEPSGLPWSVAVLGGDVVACGLAEHAVRRGGHLRVGLEDFAGPGTPPNVELVRGAVELLADLGTRPTTIAETRAVLGLAPHARPPRD from the coding sequence GTGGTCCTGGAAGTCGCGGTCAACGGCTCGACGCCGCCGTCGGTCAACCCGCACGTGCCCCGCACACCGCTCGAGGTCGGCCGGGACCTGCTGGCCTGCATCGAGCTCGGGGCGACGATCGGGCACCACCACACCGACGACACCATGTTCACCGAGACCGGGGTGCACGCCGTCGAGCCCTACGTCCAGGCCTGGACACCGGTGCTCGCAGCCCACCCCGACGTGCTGCTCTACCCCACGATGGCCGCCGGGGCCCGGGGCATCGCGGTCGAGGACCGATGGGGACACGTCGAGGAGCTCGCCCGTCGGCGGCTGGGCGGCATGACGCTGGTCGACCCGGGCTCGGTGGACCTCGGGCTGCTGTCGGACGGGACGTGCCCACCCGCGGCGGCCGCCGGGCCCTACCAGAACAGCACCGCCGACACCGAGCACATGTGCGCCCGGACGGCGGCGCTCGGGGCCGCCCCCAGCATCTCGGTCTTCGAGCCCGGCTTCCTGCGCACCGCGCTCACCCTGCAGCGGCACGGCCGACTGCCCGCCGGGGCGATCGTCAAGCTGTACTTCGGCGGCGAGCTGGAGTTCGGGCTGCCGCCCACGCCCACCGCACTGGAGGCCTACCTCGAGCTGCTGGAGCCCAGCGGGCTCCCGTGGTCGGTGGCCGTGCTCGGTGGGGACGTCGTCGCCTGCGGGCTGGCCGAGCACGCGGTGCGCCGGGGCGGCCACCTGCGGGTCGGGCTGGAGGACTTCGCCGGCCCCGGGACGCCGCCCAACGTCGAACTGGTGCGCGGCGCGGTCGAGCTGCTCGCCGACCTCGGCACCCGGCCCACCACCATCGCCGAGACGCGGGCGGTGCTGGGCCTGGCCCCGCACGCCCGGCCGCCGCGGGACTAG
- a CDS encoding VWA domain-containing protein: protein MAGATDESLRAAARRLAGRIVLDRARQGPPRDRGIGKLRAVPADRGGDLDLDASMPAIADARALGRAPALDELTARAWARPELAVCLLVDASGSMGGARLAAAALTAAACAWRAPGDWAVLSFARGVTELRTIGSASPPTDVVDRVLRLRGDGVTALSAALSAAGEQLGRSRAARRVTVLLSDCRASDDVDPVPAAARLDELVVLAPADDCDQAAELAARVGARWAPMQGPADAPAALSELLTR from the coding sequence ATGGCCGGGGCCACCGACGAGTCGCTGCGCGCGGCCGCCCGGCGGCTGGCCGGCCGGATCGTGCTCGACCGGGCCCGCCAGGGCCCGCCCCGCGACCGGGGGATCGGCAAGCTGCGCGCGGTGCCCGCCGACCGTGGGGGCGACCTGGACCTGGACGCCTCGATGCCGGCGATCGCCGACGCCCGGGCACTGGGCCGGGCGCCGGCGCTGGACGAGCTGACCGCCCGCGCCTGGGCCCGTCCGGAGCTCGCCGTGTGCCTGCTGGTGGACGCCTCGGGCTCGATGGGCGGCGCCCGGCTGGCCGCGGCTGCGCTCACCGCTGCGGCCTGCGCCTGGCGCGCGCCGGGGGACTGGGCGGTGCTGTCCTTCGCCCGCGGGGTCACCGAGCTGCGCACCATCGGCTCGGCGAGCCCGCCCACCGACGTAGTCGACCGGGTGCTCCGGCTGCGCGGGGACGGCGTCACGGCCTTGTCGGCGGCGCTGAGCGCGGCGGGGGAGCAGCTGGGCCGGTCGCGGGCGGCCCGGCGGGTGACCGTGCTGCTCTCGGACTGCCGGGCCAGCGACGACGTCGACCCGGTGCCCGCGGCGGCCCGGCTGGACGAGCTGGTGGTGCTGGCCCCGGCCGACGACTGCGACCAGGCCGCCGAGCTGGCTGCCCGGGTAGGCGCCCGCTGGGCGCCGATGCAGGGTCCGGCCGACGCGCCGGCGGCGCTCAGCGAGCTGCTGACCCGCTAG
- a CDS encoding MoxR family ATPase, with translation MSQLSTLPGPDATASGPGDPVTPVVGRAREVELLVAALDSGAHVVLEGPPGTGKTTLLRAVAEEAHSAFVFVEGNAELTPARLIGHFDPAQVLEHGYGPETFVDGPLVEALRLGALLYVEEVNRIPEETLNVLITVMSEGELHVPRLGRVAAAREFRLVAAMNPFDAVGTARISSAVYDRVCRITMGYQGADDEAAIVDLKAPALDEEWRTRVVALVRGTREHADVRVGSSVRGAIDLTRLAVSLAGRRGVPTTDWHVGLDAALVALSGRIRLTESCTRSPEAVVRELYEAQFGAEPTPDTDDDTSDDEGGGAPGGA, from the coding sequence GTGAGCCAGCTCTCCACGCTCCCCGGCCCGGACGCCACCGCGTCCGGGCCGGGTGATCCGGTCACCCCGGTCGTCGGCCGGGCCCGCGAGGTCGAGCTGCTCGTGGCCGCCCTGGACTCCGGGGCGCACGTGGTGCTCGAGGGCCCGCCCGGCACCGGCAAGACGACCCTGCTGCGGGCGGTCGCCGAGGAGGCGCACAGCGCGTTCGTCTTCGTCGAGGGCAACGCCGAGCTCACCCCGGCCCGGCTGATCGGGCACTTCGACCCCGCCCAGGTGCTGGAGCACGGCTACGGCCCCGAGACCTTCGTCGACGGCCCGCTGGTCGAGGCGCTGCGGCTGGGCGCGCTGCTCTACGTCGAGGAGGTCAACCGGATCCCCGAGGAGACCCTCAACGTGCTCATCACGGTGATGAGCGAGGGCGAGCTGCACGTGCCGCGCCTGGGTCGGGTCGCCGCCGCCCGGGAGTTCCGGCTGGTCGCGGCCATGAACCCCTTCGACGCGGTGGGCACCGCGCGGATCTCCTCGGCGGTCTACGACCGGGTCTGCCGGATCACCATGGGCTACCAGGGTGCCGACGACGAGGCCGCGATCGTCGACCTCAAGGCACCGGCGCTGGACGAGGAGTGGCGCACGCGGGTGGTCGCGCTGGTGCGCGGCACCCGCGAGCACGCCGACGTCCGGGTCGGCTCCTCGGTGCGTGGGGCCATCGACCTCACCCGGTTGGCGGTGTCCCTGGCGGGCCGCCGCGGTGTGCCGACGACCGACTGGCACGTCGGGCTGGACGCCGCCCTGGTCGCCCTCTCGGGCCGCATCCGGCTCACCGAGTCGTGCACCCGCTCGCCGGAGGCCGTCGTCCGGGAGCTGTACGAGGCCCAGTTCGGCGCCGAGCCCACTCCCGACACCGACGACGACACGAGCGACGACGAGGGCGGTGGTGCGCCGGGGGGAGCGTGA
- a CDS encoding NDMA-dependent alcohol dehydrogenase — translation MKTKAAVVYETGKPIEIVELDLDGPQAGEVLIRYTHAGLCHSDVHISHGDLEARLPMVLGHEGAGIIEEVGPGVTRVAVGDHVVCSFIPNCGVCRWCATGQQAICDMGATILEGYLPGERFPFTGPGPVKDYGAMCMLGTFSQYATIHQNSVVKVENDLPLDKAVLVGCGVPTGWGSAVNAADVQPGETVIVSGIGGIGINAVQGARYAGAKNLIAIDPLENKREKAMELGATHAVATSEEAGELARQMTNGNGADKTIVTAGLVTEEIVTGAFDATGKGGTVVLTGLNKLSTQNVNLPGSIMTLFKKTVKGSLFGDCNPTVDIPKILGLYQSGDIKLDEIITRTYTLEQVNEGYEDLLNGKNVRGVLVHDHS, via the coding sequence GTGAAGACCAAGGCCGCGGTGGTCTACGAGACCGGCAAGCCCATCGAGATCGTCGAGCTGGACCTGGACGGCCCGCAGGCCGGTGAGGTGCTCATCCGCTACACCCACGCGGGGCTCTGCCACTCCGACGTGCACATCTCCCACGGCGACCTCGAGGCGCGGCTGCCGATGGTCCTGGGCCACGAGGGCGCCGGGATCATCGAGGAGGTCGGCCCCGGCGTGACCCGGGTGGCCGTCGGCGACCACGTGGTCTGCTCCTTCATCCCCAACTGCGGGGTCTGTCGCTGGTGTGCCACCGGCCAGCAGGCCATCTGCGACATGGGCGCGACGATCCTGGAGGGCTACCTGCCCGGCGAGCGCTTCCCGTTCACCGGCCCCGGTCCGGTCAAGGACTACGGCGCGATGTGCATGCTCGGCACGTTCAGCCAGTACGCCACCATCCACCAGAACAGCGTGGTCAAGGTGGAGAACGACCTGCCGCTGGACAAGGCCGTCCTGGTCGGCTGCGGTGTGCCCACCGGCTGGGGCTCGGCGGTCAACGCCGCCGACGTGCAGCCCGGGGAGACCGTCATCGTCTCGGGCATCGGCGGCATCGGGATCAACGCCGTGCAGGGCGCCCGCTACGCCGGGGCCAAGAACCTCATCGCCATCGACCCGCTGGAGAACAAGCGGGAGAAGGCCATGGAGCTCGGCGCCACCCACGCCGTCGCGACGTCGGAGGAGGCCGGTGAGCTCGCCCGCCAGATGACCAACGGCAACGGCGCGGACAAGACCATCGTCACCGCCGGCCTGGTCACCGAGGAGATCGTCACCGGCGCGTTCGACGCCACCGGCAAGGGCGGCACCGTCGTCCTGACCGGGCTGAACAAGCTGTCGACCCAGAACGTCAACCTGCCGGGGTCGATCATGACGCTGTTCAAGAAGACGGTGAAGGGCTCGCTGTTCGGCGACTGCAACCCCACGGTGGACATCCCGAAGATCCTGGGGCTCTACCAGAGCGGGGACATCAAGCTCGACGAGATCATCACCCGCACGTACACGCTGGAGCAGGTCAACGAGGGCTACGAGGACCTGCTCAACGGCAAGAACGTCCGCGGTGTGCTGGTGCACGACCACTCGTGA